One window of Micromonas commoda chromosome 1, complete sequence genomic DNA carries:
- a CDS encoding lectin domain-containing protein (expressed) → MRRVVVVALSGFFSLIASGAEATIELSVLTADSPVTYSGASVYYNKEYDICGLCDGDSTSCQGCDGIPNSRLVLDACGRCGSDFSSSFLFNSTCGSCTEDGNAGIYESLHSSGVIDDCGVCGDPAGQLFSRQGAPNYFTGGCVGCDGAANSANELDSCGVCSGLSCASTDPLKRSWCCDCAGTAFGQSLVNFCCECVNREPHWKGLSGSVFNGPPVSHSFAEHMWSTARGLMKSASELAASFQLDLGNRTGTTPYVRDKAIYRTYVEAKEYFTQGWHAMKDRLISDDNSSCYYDIYVASNTSNPRDICGVCHGDNSSCAGCDPRDTILLGEPVPDDGLFPDDCMICGGHNLQVDQCGICFGDNRTCLGCDGIPNSGRVIDRCAGSSDFRFLSFLGELGEVGSGCSEPAEFETACNAGEGGCCGCDGVPNSGKTLDGCFVCMDQKNPNYTHLVNASCSGCDGIAFSGEVYDHCCTCSGSETYNDDCYKNLLVNMTATVPFDPYVMDYSAYFNLEGRRLFDECGECRGFGYNGSTCIGCDGKYGSGLVVDGCGVCGGDCSTCRASETGILYDCAPPGNGWTGMDKTCQFVRTEGPDKWKNWIAFPNGTDGEGRKTITWFERVNQPGVPNFTDYAKGECRMFLEPPPPPSLRERREWVVMVYGKEEGPYTINELETGSIPVIDSTTGDKVNIPLLPATLVSQMTSYTQKQTIHYGYTSQYQARVQDWQERSASKLIDSPGQAGVDNAVIVEGQASELWNGGVFMPIAIMPGMERIIYPYCTGSTWRGKNHRLHGKKLPGNSLGMITSENITDTNGQSDRAWNPLDEYIYDVSGDWIDQKCTCSTEWQYDSQPLAPTCLKVWYPWEGQTGDGWPIVRTRYVNDTGRFSIHQKRSWEGGSWRLSGGWWIQDYGGGSAQQSSQTPRLLDSFRSGDGFGSDAMRGPVRSDAIGTVSWITFSPDNYDEYDGKNMGISKNRTCYSAARLSHAKRHSAGAVWGNSRETVTAHWECSFAFLLSEPAERCEDVYQVSRSFSEAVHIHTHRTCSTVGGDGFAFVVRDDKEKPPAITDVGDLGPGIGYQGLRHSLAVEFDTWHNPEMSEPFGHHIAVHTNGAGTNDAHHNAHLGFTLNIPNITNGEVHNVRISYEPAPSYDHVIAAIESGYLKGSSPKLVDFVKDNPALLSIFVDEMSIPVLTVPLSIETILRPNQSTAWIGFTTGTGEAWQAIDILSWNFSSY, encoded by the coding sequence ATGCGTAGGGTTGTGGTTGTCGCGTTGTCGGGCTTCTTCTCGTTAATTGCGAGCGGCGCAGAGGCTACCATCGAACTCTCTGTACTCACTGCCGACTCGCCGGTGACTTATTCGGGAGCAAGCGTTTACTATAATAAAGAGTACGACATTTGTGGCTTGTGCGACGGAGACTCCACCAGCTGCCAAGGATGCGACGGAATTCCGAACTCGCGTTTAGTGCTGGACGCGTGCGGTCGGTGCGGAAGTGATTTCAGTTCGTCCTTCCTATTCAACTCTACCTGCGGGAGTTGCACGGAAGATGGAAACGCAGGCATCTACGAAAGTTTGCACAGCAGTGGTGTCATTGACGACTGCGGGGTGTGTGGGGATCCCGCGGGCCAGCTTTTCTCGCGCCAGGGCGCTCCAAACTATTTCACTGGCGGCTGTGTTGGGTGTGATGGTGCAGCAAACTCGGCCAATGAACTCGACAGTTGTGGGGTTTGCTCCGGTTTAAGCTGTGCGTCTACAGACCCTCTAAAGCGCAGCTGGTGCTGTGATTGCGCGGGAACAGCATTTGGACAAAGTCTCGTAAATTTTTGCTGCGAGTGTGTGAATCGTGAGCCGCATTGGAAAGGGCTGTCTGGTTCTGTCTTCAATGGGCCTCCAGTCAGCCACTCATTTGCTGAGCATATGTGGTCAACGGCTCGGGGGTTGATGAAGAGTGCGTCAGAACTAGCTGCCTCATTTCAACTTGATCTTGGGAACCGAACTGGTACGACACCTTATGTTCGAGACAAAGCGATTTACAGAACATACGTAGAGGCAAAAGAGTACTTTACACAAGGTTGGCATGCTATGAAGGATCGTCTAATTTCAGATGATAATAGCTCTTGCTATTACGATATCTATGTTGCCAGCAACACTTCAAATCCAAGAGATATATGTGGTGTCTGTCATGGAGATAACAGCAGCTGTGCAGGTTGTGATCCCCGAGACACAATTCTTCTCGGCGAGCCAGTACCGGACGACGGACTTTTTCCTGATGATTGCATGATTTGTGGAGGCCACAACTTACAAGTTGATCAGTGCGGGATCTGCTTTGGAGACAATCGAACATGTCTTGGATGCGATGGCATCCCAAATAGTGGTAGGGTGATTGACAGATGTGCAGGATCCTCCGACTTTCGCTTTTTGAGCTTCTTGGGTGAATTAGGAGAGGTTGGAAGTGGTTGTAGTGAGCCTGCAGAGTTCGAAACAGCATGTAATGCTGGTGAAGGCGGTTGCTGCGGGTGCGATGGCGTGCCAAATAGTGGCAAAACGCTCGATGGTTGTTTTGTTTGTATGGACCAGAAAAATCCCAACTACACACATCTGGTGAACGCGTCTTGCAGTGGTTGTGACGGTATCGCTTTTTCAGGTGAAGTTTACGATCACTGCTGTACATGCAGTGGCTCAGAAACCTACAATGATGACTGCTACAAAAATCTACTCGTCAACATGACGGCCACTGTTCCTTTCGATCCTTATGTTATGGACTATTCTGCATACTTCAACCTCGAAGGTCGCAGATTGTTTGATGAATGTGGGGAATGCCGGGGTTTTGGTTATAACGGATCAACGTGCATCGGATGCGATGGGAAGTATGGCTCGGGTTTGGTCGTTGATGGATGTGGAGTATGTGGCGGTGACTGCTCCACCTGCAGAGCTTCTGAAACGGGCATTTTGTATGATTGTGCCCCTCCAGGAAACGGCTGGACGGGGATGGATAAGACCTGCCAGTTTGTTCGTACAGAAGGTCCTGATAAATGGAAAAATTGGATCGCTTTTCCAAATGGCACGGACGGCGAAGGAAGAAAAACGATTACATGGTTCGAGCGGGTCAATCAACCTGGTGTTCCAAATTTCACTGATTATGCAAAAGGGGAATGCCGTATGTTCTTGGAGCCCCCACCTCCTCCAAGTTTGCGCGAGAGACGCGAATGGGTGGTCATGGTATATGGCAAAGAAGAAGGCCCATATACAATTAACGAGCTCGAAACGGGCTCGATCCCGGTCATTGATAGCACTACGGGAGATAAGGTGAACATTCCGTTGCTGCCTGCTACACTGGTTTCTCAAATGACTAGCTACACGCAAAAGCAAACCATTCACTACGGCTACACTAGTCAGTATCAGGCTCGAGTGCAAGATTGGCAAGAAAGATCTGCGAGTAAACTAATTGATAGTCCAGGTCAGGCAGGGGTAGATAACGCAGTGATCGTCGAAGGGCAAGCCAGTGAGTTGTGGAATGGAGGAGTCTTCATGCCAATTGCGATCATGCCCGGTATGGAGCGCATAATTTACCCGTATTGCACAGGCTCCACGTGGCGAGGTAAGAATCACAGGCTCCACGGAAAAAAACTACCGGGAAACTCGTTGGGCATGATTACTTCTGAGAACATCACTGACACAAACGGGCAGTCTGACCGCGCTTGGAATCCGCTTGATGAGTACATCTATGACGTATCTGGAGACTGGATCGACCAGAAGTGCACTTGCTCCACGGAGTGGCAATACGATAGTCAGCCATTAGCCCCGACATGCTTGAAAGTATGGTATCCTTGGGAGGGACAGACTGGGGATGGCTGGCCTATTGTACGCACCAGATACGTGAACGACACTGGACGTTTTTCTATACACCAAAAGCGATCTTGGGAAGGTGGGAGCTGGCGCCTTTCTGGCGGCTGGTGGATTCAAGATTACGGAGGCGGCTCGGCACAACAGAGCAGCCAAACTCCACGCCTTCTCGATTCGTTTCGATCAGGGGATGGTTTTGGGTCAGACGCAATGAGAGGACCTGTTCGATCGGATGCTATTGGGACGGTATCGTGGATAACGTTTAGCCCCGATAATTATGACGAATATGATGGCAAAAATATGGGCATCAGTAAGAACCGGACGTGTTATTCTGCAGCGCGATTATCACATGCCAAACGCCACAGTGCAGGTGCAGTTTGGGGTAATTCAAGGGAAACCGTAACGGCGCATTGGGAGTGTTCCTTTGCTTTTCTCCTTTCTGAACCTGCAGAGCGTTGTGAAGATGTCTATCAGGTATCTCGATCGTTCTCAGAGGCTGTGCACATACACACACATCGGACATGTTCTACTGTTGGCGGTGATGGTTTCGCTTTCGTTGTTCGCGACGACAAAGAAAAACCACCCGCCATCACAGACGTTGGAGATCTTGGACCTGGTATTGGTTATCAAGGATTACGACACAGCCTCGCTGTGGAATTTGACACATGGCATAATCCTGAAATGTCTGAGCCTTTTGGGCATCACATTGCAGTGCACACGAATGGAGCGGGCACGAATGATGCTCACCACAATGCCCACTTGGGATTTACTTTGAACATTCCCAATATCACCAACGGAGAAGTGCATAACGTGCGTATATCATATGAGCCAGCTCCTAGCTATGATCATGTGATTGCAGCAATTGAATCAGGCTACCTCAAGGGATCATCACCAAAGCTCGTGGATTTTGTCAAGGACAATCCTGCCCTCCTCTCTATTTTTGTGGATGAAATGTCCATCCCAGTTCTGACAGTCCCCTTGTCCATCGAAACAATATTGAGGCCGAATCAAAGCACAGCTTGGATCGGGTTCACAACTGGTACTGGTGAGGCATGGCAAGCTATTGACATATTATCTTGGAACTTTTCTTCCTACTGA
- the TIM gene encoding predicted protein (circadian rhythm control Timeless protein homolog) — MYSAITFAEAHLQSLVSSLGRRRDSRLRDSPYVKDPMCHETLQDILRFLRHDQSHERPVAFLLHSWDFLQTHLLPLVLTYHGSESLILDSVKLLVFLTLPADASAKNVSEQRRYLSHTLENLLQRREIFPILFSCLRGPLERLESSNLRLKDDDGKTIQLFLTFIRNCLLTDERHRLCTDVKFTCHVKERIIQMLFETHVIDVLIQVAKDVRKKQLSDDSALLTEIFHLIFQSCTPRQLLRGFDGLGLKENQSGQRDTFGSVRRLSVRHSHFGGRNSTSNASPSITNRPVATSRQYFGENISLDESSVTPIQATTLERLVELARTLVKGALNEVLLASWISIRHRQQLETESEEKALRVKSFLCLSYFFVSYTQISCEVNEMDAPNSAGISNLFDKEVFAWLQTTWAEHEQTKNVWGVVLVSGLVKEMFAMMTTIMSRGVQYDRFACEAVLSEIFVKSNSDDLLQRASSVVRSYRTGEAPLIYLANATEVMHLGYGLKRLIDPRFVINLKDIFYEKTISNHIRLLAFTNLNSKRLNVMLLNYVDEIMERGMENTLHDVSSLETLFAAAGNNEISAFLVPKGGISAAIVNFMNGIYMDERGEHMDYKRSKFLGTVC, encoded by the exons ATGTACAGTGCAATTACCTTCGCCGAGGCCCATCTCCAGAGTCTCGTCAGTTCCTTGGGCAGACGGCGGGATTCCCGCTTGCGGGACTCGCCTTACGTTAAGGATCCGATGTGCCACG AGACACTCCAGGACATTTTACGTTTTCTTCGGCACGACCAGTCGCACGAGAGGCCGGTCGCTTTTCTCTTACATTCATGGGACTTTCTTCAGACCCATCTCCTCCCGTTGGTGCTTACTTACCATGGTTCTGAAAGTTTGATTCTTGATTCTG TCAAGTTACTGGTCTTCCTGACTTTGCCTGCTGACGCCAGCGCAAAGAACGTCTCAGAACAGCGACGTTATCTTTCTCACACGCTCGAAAACCTTTTACAAAGACGAGAAATTTTCCCAATATTATTTTCTTGCCTCCGCGGACCTCTTGAACGACTTGAGAGCAGCAACCTTCGACTCAAAGATGACGACGGAAAGACCATTCAACTATTCCTGACATTCATACGAAACTGCCTCTTAACTGACGAGAGGCACAGACTGTGCACGGACGTAAAATTCACATGCCATGTTAAG GAAAGGATTATTCAGATGCTTTTCGAAACCCACGTGATTGATGTGCTGATCCAAGTCGCAAAG GATGTCAGAAAGAAACAACTCTCTGATGACAGTGCTTTGCTTACCGAAATCTTCCATTTGATCTTCCAATCTTGCACTCCACGTCAACTGTTGCGTGGTTTTGATG GCTTGGGCTTGAAGGAGAATCAAAGTGGCCAACGTGACACCTTCGGG AGCGTGCGTCGTTTATCAGTG CGTCATAGTCACTTCGGTGGACGAAATTCAACTTCAAATGCTTCACCGTCTATCACGAATCGTCCTGTGGCGACGTCAAG ACAATACTTCGGAGAGAACATTTCGTTGGACGAGTCAAGTGTGACTCCCATTCAAGCCACTACTCTCGAAAGATTGGTTGAACTTGCTAGAACGCTTGTGAAGGGCGCTCTCAATGAAGTTTTGTTGGCTTCG TGGATTTCCATCAGACATCGGCAGCAACTTGAAACTGAGAGTGAAGAAAAGGCGCTGCGAGTAAAAAGTTTCCTCTGTCTCTCATATTTTTTTGTTTCATATACACAAATCAGCTGCGAAGTTAATGAGATG GACGCGCCGAACAGCGCGGGAATTTCAAATCTTTTTGACAAAGAGGTATTCGCCTGGCTCCAAACGACCTGGGCAGAACATGAGCAGACGAAG AATGTTTGGGGCGTGGTGCTTGTATCTGGTTTGGTCAAGGAAATGTTCGCTATGATGACGACAATCATGTCAAGGGGAGTGCAATATGATCGATTTGCATGTGAG GCAGTACTATCTGAAATCTTCGTGAAATCAAACAGCGACGATCTCCTGCAGCGTGCTAGCTCAGTCGTCAGATCGTACCGAACAGGCGAAGCGCCTCTGATATATCTCGCAAACGCTACGGAA GTCATGCACCTGGGATACGGCTTAAAACGTCTG ATCGATCCACGTTTCGTCATCAATCTGAAAGATATTTTCTATGAAAAGACTATTTCTAACCACATAAG ACTTTTGGCGTTTACGAACCTTAATTCGAAGAGACTAAACGTCATGCTGTTAAACTACGTCGATGAAATCATGGAACGCGGGATGGAAAACACGTTGCATGACGTGAGCAGCTTGGAAACTCTCTTTGCAGCAGCAG GGAACAACGAAATTTCGGCTTTTCTTGTGCCTAAAGGCGGGATCTCTGCAGCTATTGTGAATTTCATGAACGGCATATACATggatgaacgcggcgaacacATGGACTACAAG AGAAGTAAGTTCCTCGGCACTGTCTGCTAG